The following are encoded in a window of Candidatus Eisenbacteria bacterium genomic DNA:
- a CDS encoding glycosyltransferase family 4 protein has protein sequence MRGGEKVLEALCERFPEAPVYTIVHRPGSVSPSIEKHPIHTSFVQRLPGGARSYQRYLPLLPSAIERFDLRGCDLVLSTSHCVAKGARVHPGTKHLCYCHTPMRYVWPAYEEYFGEGRLGAPASWLMPIVATWLRTWDVSSCTRVDSFAANSAHVAARIRRWYAREARVIHPWVDTGRFRPPSGGGGGSYDLILSALVPYKRIDVALEAYRGLETELVIAGSGIERERLIRMAPENVRFLGWLDPDATVRLVQECRRLIFPGEEDFGIVPVEAMACGKPVIALRRGGALETVVDGVTGLFFDEPSPEALRGALARAATIRWNAEAIRTHALRFGRERFEAEVDAWLADEGVGAAGRS, from the coding sequence ATGAGGGGTGGGGAGAAGGTCCTCGAGGCCCTCTGCGAGCGCTTTCCCGAAGCCCCCGTCTACACGATCGTGCACAGGCCCGGCTCCGTGAGCCCCTCGATCGAGAAGCACCCGATCCACACATCCTTCGTCCAGAGGCTGCCGGGCGGGGCGCGCTCCTATCAGCGCTACCTGCCGCTGCTCCCCTCGGCTATCGAGCGCTTCGACCTGCGCGGATGCGATCTTGTCCTCTCGACAAGCCATTGCGTCGCGAAAGGGGCGCGGGTCCATCCTGGGACGAAGCACCTCTGCTACTGCCACACGCCGATGCGCTACGTGTGGCCGGCGTACGAGGAGTACTTCGGGGAAGGGAGACTCGGGGCTCCGGCCTCGTGGCTGATGCCGATCGTGGCGACCTGGCTGCGCACCTGGGATGTATCGAGCTGCACGAGGGTCGATTCCTTTGCCGCCAACAGCGCGCATGTGGCCGCCCGGATCCGACGCTGGTATGCCCGGGAGGCTCGCGTGATCCATCCCTGGGTCGACACAGGCCGCTTCCGGCCGCCCTCCGGGGGCGGGGGGGGGAGCTACGATCTGATCCTCTCGGCGCTGGTTCCCTACAAGCGGATCGACGTGGCGCTCGAGGCCTACCGCGGACTCGAAACGGAGCTTGTCATCGCCGGCAGCGGCATCGAGCGGGAACGCCTGATCCGCATGGCGCCCGAGAATGTGCGGTTCCTCGGCTGGCTCGACCCCGATGCTACGGTCCGGCTGGTGCAGGAGTGCCGCCGCCTCATCTTCCCCGGCGAGGAGGACTTCGGGATCGTGCCGGTCGAGGCGATGGCCTGCGGAAAGCCGGTCATCGCTCTGCGCCGAGGCGGCGCGCTCGAGACGGTCGTGGATGGCGTGACCGGTCTCTTCTTCGACGAGCCGAGTCCGGAGGCGCTGCGGGGCGCGCTCGCGCGCGCCGCGACGATCCGATGGAACGCAGAGGCGATCCGGACTCACGCGCTCCGGTTCGGTCGCGAGAGGTTCGAGGCGGAAGTCGACGCCTGGCTGGCGGACGAGGGCGTCGGCGCGGCAGGACGGTCCTGA